CTGTGTATATGCATAAGTTGCAATTTCTCATTGGTGTGTGCGCGTGAAAGCTGTGCTAGCACTGCAAGCAGGGATCCTTCCCCTgtgtgtgtgtacgcacaggtctgtgcgtGGACACAGGTTACAATTTTTGCAGGGTTGTTcgtgcgcacaaggctgtgcaTGCGCATataccagaaatcacaaaattatgcaactttgcaaaatttcatattttaacaccaaactttgaataATCATAACATCCTctacaaaatttcaaattttacaaactttatatcgaTTCGAAGAGTTTTCAATAGACTTTAATTCTAAaccaaattcaataaattttgACAACGGAGGCAAAATTTATGATCAGACAAAGTTCactaaaaaccaatttttaCAAAAACTTACAAAATCTTAACTTACCAACCTTTACAAACCACATCCAACCAAAACAATAACACACTTCTAATTTCAACACAAACTACCCCTTTGGGTCACCATTCATTAATCACACTAATTTTTCCCATCACAAATCATCATTCTCAATCTCAATTATCAAACATATACCATCACCAACAATTTTCCTGCCAATACATTTACCAATTATCATTCTATCATCAATTTCAATATCCATTTCCCATGTCCAACTACCAACATCAAAGTAGCCATTTATCAATTGTcgcccaatcatcaattaccaTTCCAACAACCTCAACATCACATATATCATATCGAACCACTCCTCAATCCACACAATCATTCATCCTCATCATATCATTATTAAACatcataattgaattcaaaaaTTCCTCAACCCATCATAAATCATCATGCATCAACATTCAATATCCAACAACCATTATTTACTAACATAACAATATTAATTCATCATACATCATCAACAACCACATAAATCCCAACCTATCCTATGGggcactagcctaagtgtccatgaatattatatactacatagagaaaATCAAAACCATACCTTAGTCGACTCCCAATATGCCCTTAACCCCAACTTGAGCACAAGCAAGCTCTCAACCAAAATCCAAGCTTTTAAGAGGACTCCAACAAGCACCAACAAGCTCCAAAAGCTCCCAAACTCACAAGATACAAGCTATATATGCATAAACCATCacaaatcaacctagggctcaagATAAACATAACTTCACAAGTGTTTCAAGATCTCTTACCTTATCCAATAATTTTGGAAGCCAAAACCCCAAACAATCAAGTGCTAGAGTGTACCTAAAACACCCAAGACACAAGATTTCACTCAAAACCAAACCCCAAAACTCGAAATTCACAAGGGCACAAAAACTTGGAAGGAATAATCAAGACACTAACCATAAAGCTTGAATAGAAACGACGGGCTCGGTGAGAGCTTTGTGTAGCCGTTGACGGCACGTGAATCAGAGTACCGTAGCTCGAGATATCACGGATTGAAGTGAAGAGTTAATAGtatttcttctctcttctccccTCTTCTTCTTGAAGCTGGTGTGTGTGTTTATGGGTGTGTTGTATTGAATAGGTTCATTAATGAAcccttatatatgttgggcttgggcccaacttgggcccgGTCCAATCCGTTAGCGTTTTCAACCCGTTCGCCCCAACTTTAGGCCAAACCTTTAACACTAACGCCCGATTTTCCATTTCTAATCTTTTTCTAATGTTTTCgactatttttactttttagccACACTTAAACCGGTTCGACTGGTTCAACTGCCGGTTCACGGTTTTTCGCAAAAAATACATTTTCTGACTCAAAAAGACCTACTaagtccaaaaatcatatttaaatccccAAATTCTCATTCTAActtttcaaaacttaatttaggcatttaaattattttacttGTGAAAACTCTAGTTCTTACATCCTCCCCTCCTTAAAAAGATTTTCGCCCTCAAAAATCGAATCACGTGATGTAATCTATAAATATCTATATACATCCTCCTCGACGCATTCTACTTTCAACGTTATCAACCCAACAAGTTGCTTAAGCATCTTGTCCACCATCATCCTACTGTATCGATGTCCTCTCTCGCCTTCCGCTGCATCACTCTAATTATCGTCATTAAGAATCtgaaaatttttctttaaaCCAAATACCgattttttgtaatatttttcaaaaccttGAAAACAAGGTCAATCTAAATGAGTCCATTGTTAAAACTTTATCAAAATAGTCAAAAACCTTTTATTTGTAAATCAATTACTTTGAAgcacaatttttctaaattcatTAAAATCCTTAAATCAGAACCTTTCAATTTGAATCCCTTTTGATAAGTTAAATTTacaaaccaaaatcacaagtcaACAAAATCTTAGGACTCACTTTCCTTTTTAAATCGTATCATTTGATCAAAAGTTCCAGTCCtagtttcaaaaccaaatcattcAAACCAGAGTTTCCAAACCAAGTTTAAAAATCAATCTAAgctttaaaacttttttttgaaCAAAAACGCCGATTGTCCATACTACGAAGATAAGTTGAGGTTTGGCCATCGGCTTCATAATTACCTTAACCATGTTGTTGTGATCGACCCGCCTCATGTGTCCCTCGGTGTGGACAATCTCTAACCAAATGTCCCAGTGCGCCACACTTGTAACATAGTTTCTTACCTAACTGGCATGGCCTATTCAGATGGTAGTTCCCACACTCCTGACATTTCATATCAGAGGAGTAAGCTTTTGATCGCTTTCCTTCACCATATTTCTTGAAGTTTTGTCCCCTTGGTCCAAGATAATCGGCACGTTCCTTACTAGTGTTCCCTTCGTGAGTGTCCCTTGACGAGGCTACTGTCTTTGTGTATTCTTCAAGCACTCTTGCCTTGTTCACCAGATCGGAGAAAATTCAAATCTCCATAGGAGCAACAGCAGTCATGATGTCGTCCTTCAAGCCCCTTTGATACTTGACACACTTCCAACCTTCATAGGTCTCTGAGGCACCCTGACATGCCCTACAGAACCTATAGAGTTCCTCAAATCGGCTGGTGTAGTCCGCCACGGATAAAGAACCTTGCTTTAGCTGCATAAGTTCCATCTCCTTCGCTTCCCTTGCAGACTCAGGAAAGTACTTCTTGTAGAAGGCCGTCTGGAATACATCCCAAGGAACATCGGCGTTCTGAAGCTGTAGTAAGCGGCATTCTGCTTGCCACCAATGTTGGGCCTCTTCCCAAAGCTGATAGGCAGCAAACTCCACATGTTGGTTATTCAGGACATGCTGTGCTTGCAGCGCGCACTCCATAGCTTGGAACCAGTTATCCACTTTCGTGGGATTAGTTGGACCTCAAAAACTCGGAGAATGAACCTTGAAAAAAGTCGCCAAAGTCATCAGAGCACCTCCCATGTTATCTCCATTTCCTTCAGCATCATCATTTGCATTTCCCTCACCATTTCTGTTTCAATTTCCTGCCGGTTGACCTAACCTCTGCACAGCTTGCAGAGTCGCAGCAGCATTCGCCTCTATGGTGTTCGTATGATTCACCATTGCCGCCATGAACTCGGCATGGTTATCGACTGGAATCTCATTCCTACTCTTTCCTTGTGAACACGTACGACCTTGTCCACGAGTGGCCATTAGGGTTCCTGTTTACACCAAACCatcgatatcaaggtgatcagtctcaatatcaaaagccTAGTGATTCAATTATTCCCAAACAGACACTCACAAAAAAGCGTGCTATACATATATCAAGCAGATAACCTAAATAGCATGAAAGAAAAAGACACAGAGTATGCAAGGAAGCACAATCGGTCCATCCCTCAGACTCACGAGGATgaaccgctctgataccactaaatgtaacaccccAATTAGCCTAAACTTTACCTCGcatcgtaaagcaaaggttaatcagaggttacgacagttctaagctcatacatataatatatagaaagaatTAGTATAATCTAGAAGCCCAATGAAGGATATAGCTCAAAAGTAGGATTTACTAAGCGCAAAATGTACTAACGAAGCTACTAACCCAAGGTACAATAAACTGATACAATATAGCAAAATATCATAGTATAATAGTGTAATATCATAAGAATCTAGCCACAgctcgcggagtttaagccgactaGCCATATATACACACCATACAGAAATCTGAAAGTTAAgacagcttatacaagtttttctCTCAAAGTAAGCCTCTAGGCAAAAGTAAATACAAAAgatgagagatgtataaacaaaataaatcagAAAGTCCACAAGAGTAACAGGATCCTCCGCTTCTGTCACCATCcaagcaactcaccgaggtagattgcgacctgcatctgaaaaataca
Above is a genomic segment from Arachis stenosperma cultivar V10309 chromosome 1, arast.V10309.gnm1.PFL2, whole genome shotgun sequence containing:
- the LOC130980780 gene encoding uncharacterized protein LOC130980780 — encoded protein: MECALQAQHVLNNQHVEFAAYQLWEEAQHWWQAECRLLQLQNADVPWDVFQTAFYKKYFPESAREAKEMELMQLKQGSLSVADYTSRFEELYRFCRACQGASETYEGWKCVKYQRGLKDDIMTAVAPMEI